In one Chelmon rostratus isolate fCheRos1 chromosome 7, fCheRos1.pri, whole genome shotgun sequence genomic region, the following are encoded:
- the wdr74 gene encoding WD repeat-containing protein 74, whose protein sequence is MGDTSRLCSVWLGSETGILKGVSLSRKQAFNFCNTSHLSRDQEVRALCWGDPAESELLVGSVDGTVKTFSTEKGAFTETRRYGEPAEGCFTGLAVLSGSALVTCVECGTLRVWREDSSEAVTELDAGKNVCRMRQSPVHRHKVATGGKENGLKIWDLERPEKPLFTAKNLRDDWLDLRRPQWVRDMAFIPDSEKVVTCTGYHQVHVFDPSSPQRRPVLEVEYGEHPLTALSLPAAGNAVVVGNTHGQIAVLDLRKGLVRGCLKGLVGGVRGLQCHPSQPVVASCGLDRFLRIHGLEDRKLQHKVYLKSRLNCVLLASRDLEDGGGAAGQGGPPEVKEEGDDDELWDTMEQVEERPKRNPEEEEELQKKKSKKRKKEQD, encoded by the exons ATGGGGGACACGAGCCGACTGTGCTCCGTGTGGCTGGGTTCGGAGACCGGTATCCTGAAGGGGGTCAGTTTGTCCCGAAAACAGGCCTTCAACTTCTGCAACACGAGCCACCTGAGCCGCGACCAGGAGGTCCGCGCGCTGTGTTGGGGGGACCCGGCGGAGAGCGAGCTGCTGGTCGGCTCCGTGGACGGAACCGTCAAGACCTTCAGCACCGAGAAGGGGGCCTTCACCGAGACCCGACGCTACGGAGAACCCGCCGAGGGCTGCTTCACCGGCCTCGCTGTGCTGAGCGGCTCCGCGCTGGTCACCTGCGTGGAGTGCGGGACGCTGCGGGTCTGGAGGGAGGACAGCAGCGAGGCCGTGACGGAGCTGGACGCGGGGAAGAACGTGTGCCGGATGCGGCAGAGTCCGGTACACCGACACAAAGTCGCAACCGGCGGGAAGGAGAACGGGCTGAAGATCTGGGACCTGGAGAGACCGGAGAAGCCCCTGTTCACTGCAAAAAACCTGAGGGACGACTGGCTGGATCTACGGCGGCCGCAGTGGGTCAGGGACATGGCCTTCATCCCGGACTCCGAGAAGGTGGTCACGTGCACAGGTTACCATCAG GTCCATGTGTTCGACCCCTCGTCCCCTCAGCGCCGTCCCGTCCTGGAGGTGGAGTATGGCGAGCACCCGCTCACCGCTCTGTCTCTGCCCGCCGCTGGTAACGCAGTGGTGGTGGGAAACACCCACGGCCAGATTGCCGTGCTGGACCTGAGGAAAGGTCTGGTCCGTGGCTGTCTGAAGGGGCTGGTGGGGGGCGTGCGGGGGCTGCAGTGCCACCCCTCCCAGCCTGTGGTGGCGTCCTGTGGCCTGGACCGCTTCCTTCGCATCCACGGCCTGGAGGACCgcaaactgcagcacaaagtCTATCTCAAGTCTCGCCTCAATTGCGTCCTGCTGGCCAGCCGAGACTTGGAGGACGGAGGGGGGGCGGCGGGCCAGGGGGGGCCTCCAGAggtgaaggaggaaggagacgATGACGAGCTGTGGGACACcatggagcaggtggaggagaggccAAAGAGAAacccagaggaggaggaagagcttcagaagaagaagagcaagaagagaaagaaagaacaagacTGA